TTATGAAGGCATTTTCACCCCGCCGTCTGAGCAGGGTACGCTGGTCTTCCCGGGTAACCTTGGCATGTTTGAGTGGGGCGGTATCTCCGTCGATCCAAACCGTCAGGTGGCGATTGCTAACCCGATGGCGCTGCCGTTTGTCTCGAAGCTGATCCCGCGTGGTCCAAACAACCCGATGGAGCCGCCGAAAGATGCGAAAGGCACCGGTTCGGAATCTGGTATTCAGCCGCAGTATGGCGTGCCGTTTGGCGTCACGCTGAACCCGTTCCTCTCTCCGTTTGGCCTGCCGTGCAAACAGCCAGCCTGGGGTTATATCTCTGCGCTGGATCTGAAAACCAACCAGGTAGCATGGAAAAAACGTATCGGTACGCCGCAGGATAGCCTGCCGTTCCCGATGCCGATTAAAGTGCCGTTTACCCTCGGTATGCCGATGCTTGGTGGCCCGATCTCCACTGCCGGTAACGTGCTGTTTATTGCCGGTACAGCGGATAACTACCTGCGCGCGTACAACATGACCAACGGTGACAAACTGTGGGAAGGTCGTCTGCCAGCGGGTGGTCAGGCAACGCCGATGACCTATGAAGTGAATGGCAAGCAGTATGTTGTCATCTCCGCAGGCGGTCACGGTTCGTTCGGTACCAAGATGGGTGATTACATCGTGGCGTTTGCTCTGCCGGATGACGCGAAGTAATTAAGCACTCTGATGTAGACTTGCCGGATGGCGGCTAACGCCTTATCCGGCCTACAAAACAAAGCCCGGCAAGCATTGCGCTGCCGGGCTTTTTTATTGTCAAATCGGAACGCATTGCCGGATGGCGGCTGGCGCCTTATCCGGCCTACAAAACCCCGAAACCGATCACAGAAACGTAGGCCTGATAAGCGCAGCGCCATCAGGCATTTTTGCCGGGCGCAGTTTACGCGACGGTAAAGCCGAGCATCATACCGGTATCTTCATGCTCCAGCAGATGGCAGTGCGCCATATAGGCAAACTCTTTCGCTGCCGCATGATCAAAGCGCACCAGCACTTCACTGCGCGCACCGTACACATTAACCGTATCCTTCCAGCCTGCGCGATGCGCCGCGGGCGGCTTGCCGTTTTCAGAGAGGATGCGGAACTGCGTACCGTGAATATGGAACGGGTGCAGCATCATGTCCCCCTCTCCGGAGATCGTCCAGCGCTCAAACTGCCCTTTTTGCACCGCAAATTGCGGCGTCACCATATCAAACGCTTTGCCGTTAATCCGGTTGGCATTGTGGAAATCAAAACCCTGGCTGCCGTGATCCATATGGCCATGATCCATCTGCATCCCATGCATGCCCTGCATATCGCCGTGATGCATCCCCATGCCCGCCATCGCGCCGTCGCCATACTTCTGCTGCAGCGCCTGCATGCCCATCATATCGAGCATCGGATCCATCGACAGTTGCAGGGTGCGCTGGGTAAGCCCCTCAAGCGCAGGCAGAGCGGGCAGCGAAGCAAGCGTATCCGGCAGATCGCCCGAGGCGGTCACCTGCAACGGTTGAATACGCAGCACCGGCACCGGCTGGTCAAACGGCGCGACGGTCATCCCCATCTGCTTAACCGGCAGCGTCATCAGATCGAAAGCCTTACCATCGCTGATATCCACCAGCACCTCGAAGCGCTCGCCCATCAACATCGGTAGCTCCGTCACCTTAACCGGCTCACTTAACAAGCCGCCATCGCTGGCGATGACGTAGAGCGGGCGCTTATCGCTGGTAGCGAAATTGAGCGAGCGCGCGTTACACCCGTTGAGCAGACGCAGGCGCAGCCAGCCGCGCGGAGCTGCATGCTGCGGGTAGACGGCACCATTAGCGAGCAGCGTATCGCCAAACCACCCCACCGCCGCGCTCATCACATCGAGCTGGTAATCAATCTGCCCCTGCGCGGTCAATTTTTTGTCCTGCACAATCACCGGCACATCATCAATCCCCCACTGCTGCGGCAGGCGCAGTTTGCGGCTGTTCTCATCTTCAATCAGCACCAGCCCGGCGAGCCCCATCGCCACCTGACGTCCGGTTTTGCCATGCTGATGAGGGTGGAACCAGCAGGTGGCGGCCTGCTGCGTGGGTGTGAAGGTCACCGACCGGCTACCGCCCGCCTTAATAACGCCTTGCGGCCCACCGTCGACCTCGCCCGGCACTTCGAGACCGTGCCAGTGCACGGTGGTCTCTTCCGCAAGCTGATTGCGGATATCCACCGTCACCGCTTTTCCCTGGCGCAGCTGAATAGCTGGCCCCAGCAACGCGCCGTTATACCCCCAGGTTGTCGCGCTTTTCTGCGCAAACTGGCTCTCCCCTGCCTGCACCGTTAAGACAATGCGGCTCTCTGCATCCGGGGCAAGCAACGGTGGAATGGGTAACGTGGGCCGGGTGGCGGCGAAGAGCGAGCGGCTCCAGAGCGGCAGCGCGCTGGCAGCCCCCAGGAGCGCGGAATATTTAAGGAAATCTCGACGTTGCATGGGTATGTCCTTATCAAGAGTCGGCGATGCATTAAGCGTAAACCTTTCCCCTGCCGGAAGGTCAAGAAAGCAGACGATAATAAATATCGTCGCGTTAACTGGACTGTGCTAACGTTTAATTTCCGTTACGCCGTGGTAGAGAGAATGAAAACGTTTTTCAGAAGTATCATCCTTGGCAGCCTGCTCGCTGTCTCCGCCAATAGTTATGCCCTGAGTGAATCTGAAGCTGAAGACATGGCCGATCTGACGGCGGTGTTTGTTTTTCTGAAAAATGACTGCGGTTATAACAACTTACCTAACGGGCAGATCCGCCGTGCGCTAGTCTTTTTTGCCCAGCAAAATCAGTGGGATCTCAGCAACTACGATAGCTGGAACATGAAAGCGCTGGGCGAAGAGAGCTACCGCGATCTGAGCGGCATCGGCATTCCAACGGCGAAAAAGTGTAAGGCCCTTGCCCGTGACTCGTTGAGTCTGCTCGCCTACGTGAAATAGCGCTTATCTTTTGACCGTGCATCGTTCGCCAGAGTTGGCTATCATGTTGCGCCCGTTTTTCACGGATGTTAACAAAGGAGCGACGAATGGCCGACAACACCATTTGGCAAGAAACGCTGCACGACAACTTTGGTCAGTACTTTGCCGTTGATAAGGTGCTTTACCACGAAAAGACCGATCATCAGGATCTGATTATCTTCGAAAACGCCGCCTTTGGCCGCGTGATGGCGCTGGATGGCGTGGTACAAACCACCGAACGCGATGAGTTTATCTATCACGAGATGATGACTCACGTTCCGCTGCTGGCGCACGGTCACGCAAAGCATGTGCTGATCATTGGCGGCGGCGACGGTGCGATGCTGCGCGAAGTCTCCCGCCACAAAAATATTGAAACCATCACCATGGTAGAGATCGACGCAGGCGTCGTCTCCTTCTGCCGCCAGTACCTGCCAAAACACAACGCCGGTGCCTACGATGACCCGCGCTTTGAGCTGGTGATTGATGATGGCGTCAACTTCGTCAACCACACGCAAAAAACCTTCGATGTGATTATCTCTGACTGCACCGATCCTGTCGGTCCGGGCGAGAGCCTCTTCACCTCGGCGTTTTATGAAGGGTGCAAGCGCTGCCTTAATCCCGGCGGGATTTTTGTCGCGCAGAACGGCGTCTGCTTCTTACAGCAGGAGGAAGCCGTCGGCAGCCATCGCAAACTGGGTCACTACTTTGCCGATGTCAGCTTCTACCAGGCGGCGATCCCGACCTATTACGGCGGCATTATGACCTTTGCCTGGGCGACGGATAACGAAGCGCTGCGCTCGCTCTCCACGGAGATTATCGCCGCACGTTTCCATACCGCCGCACTGACCTGCCGTTACTACAATCCGGCAATCCATACGGCAGCATTCGCTCTGCCACAATATCTACACGATGCACTGTCTGCACAGTGACGCTAAGGGGGTGAGAAAAATTGAAAAAGCTTAAACTACATGGCTTTAACAACCTGACCAAAAGCCTGAGTTTTTGTATCTACGATATCTGCTACGCCAAAACCGCCGAAGAGCGCGACGGCTATATTGCCTATATTGATGAACTCTATAACGCCAACCGCCTGACGGAGATCCTCACGGAGACCTGTAACATCATTGGCGCCAACATTTTGAATATTGCCCGCCAGGACTACGAGCCGCAGGGTGCGAGCGTGACGATCCTGGTGAGCGAAGAGCCGGTCGACCCGCACCTGATCGATAAAACCGAACATCCGGGGCCGCTGCCGGAAGCGGTTGTCGCGCATCTGGATAAGAGCCATATCTGCGTGCACACCTACCCGGAAAGCCATCCCGAAGGCGGGTTGTGCACCTTCCGCGCTGACATTGAAGTCTCAACCTGCGGGGTGATTTCGCCGCTGAAAGCGCTGAACTACCTTATCCATCAGCTTGAGTCGGATATCGTGACCGTCGACTACCGCGTGCGCGGCTTTACGCGCGACGTGAATGGCATGAAGCACTTCATCGACCACGAAATTAATTCGATCCAGAACTTTATGTCTGACGATATGAAATCGCTGTATGACATGATGGATGTGAATGTTTACCAGGAAAACATCTTCCATACCAAAATGTTGCTTAAGGAGTTCGACCTTAAGCACTACATGTTCCATACCAAACCGGAAGATTTGACGCCGCAGGAGCGGAAAGAGATCACGGAAGCGCTGTGGAAAGAGATGCGCGAGATCTACTACGGCCGCAATATTCCGGCCGTGTAAATGCGCAACGGGAGCAGGGACGCTCCCCGATTAGCGTTGCTTAAGAAATTGCCGGTAAGCGGCCACCACCTGAAGAAAATCTTCCACGCCGCAGAGGGATAAACTCTCCTCATCGTAGTAGTTCATCCCCTCCTCCATCTCGTCGCCGGTAAACTCCAGCAGATTGGCGCGGATCATCACCTCTTCACCATCCAGCCACAGCGTATATTCATGGCCGACGCGCTGCCACGAACGCTCGCTGCCCTTCACCGTTTGCGCCGCCTGCTCCACTTCATCCAGCAGGGCGAGGTTCTCTTTCACCTCTTCGTTAAACCAGTGGCCAATCACTTCGTGCCCCATCGACATGCGCACTTTGACGCCGCCGGTAACATCGCGCAGAAATTCGTAATCCATCATTGCTCCTCATGGGGGCCAGAGAGCCGCCAGTGCTTTAATTATCGCAGCACCATACAGGAAAAAAAGCGCGGGGACGGGAAGGAAGGGAAAAAAAAGCCACTCCGAAGAGTGGCTTTCTGATTTAGACGGCGGTCTGGAATATCACGCCTTCAGCTTTATCGGTGTATTGATCAAGCTGGTCGAAGTTGAGGTAGCGGTAGGTATCCACGGCGGTTTTATCCACCTGATCCATAAAGGTCAGATACTCCTGCGGCGTCGGCAGCTTGCCGATCAGCGCCGAGACGGCTGCCAGCTCAGCAGAGGCCAGGAAGACGTTCGCGCCGGTACCTAAACGGTTCGGGAAGTTACGGGTCGAGGTTGAAACGACGGTCGCACCGTCTGCCACACGCGCCTGGTTACCCATGCACAGGGAGCAGCCCGGGATTTCGATACGCGCACCGCTCTTACCAAAGACGCTGTAGTAGCCCTCTTCGGTCAGCTGTGCGGCATCCATACGCGTCGGCGGCGCAACCCACAGGCGGGTCGGCAGCTGGCCTTTATGGCTGTCCAGCAGCTTACCGGCGGCGCGGAAGTGGCCGATGTTGGTCATACAGGAACCGATGAACACCTCATCGATGCTCTCGCCCTGCACATCAGAGAGCAGACGCGCATCGTCCGGATCGTTCGGCGCACAGAGGATAGGCTCTTTGATTTCGGCCAGATCGATATCGATCACCGCCGCGTAATCTGCGTCCGCATCCGCTTCAAGCAGCTGCGGATCCGCCAGCCATTTCTCCATGCCCTGGATACGGCGCTCCAGCGTACGGCGGTCACCGTAGCCTTCAGCAATCATCCACTTCAGCAGCACGATGTTGGAGGTCAGGTACTCGATAATCGGCTCTTTGTTCAGCTTGATGGTGCAACCCGCGGCAGAACGCTCAGCGGAGGCATCGGTCAGCTCGAACGCCTGCTCGACTTTCAGATCCGGCAAGCCTTCAATTTCCAGGATGCGGCCGGAGAAGATGTTTTTCTTACCCTTCTTCTCAACGGTCAGCAGACCCTGTTTGATGGCGTACAGCGGAATAGCGTGAACCAGATCGCGCAGCGTGATGCCCGGCTGCATTTTGCCTTTAAAGCGCACCAGCACCGATTCCGGCATATCCAGCGGCATTACGCCGGTCGCGGCAGCAAACGCCACCAGACCCGAGCCCGCCGGGAAGGAGATACCAATCGGGAAACGGGTATGGGAGTCACCGCCGGTGCCTACGGTATCCGGCAGCAGCATGCGGTTCAGCCAGGAGTGGATAACGCCATCGCCCGGACGCAGCGACACGCCGCCACGGTTCATAATGAAGTCCGGCAGCGTATGGTGGGTGGTGACGTCAACCGGCTTCGGATAGGCCGCAGTGTGGCAGAAGGACTGCATCACCAGGTCGGCAGAGAAGCCGAGGCACGCCAGATCTTTCAGCTCATCACGGGTCATCGGACCCGTGGTGTCCTGCGAGCCCACAGAGGTCATCTTCGGTTCGCAGTATGCGCCCGGACGAACACCGTCGACGCCACAGGCGCGGCCGACCATTTTCTGCGCCAGCGAGTAGCCGCGGCTGCTTTCCGCCACGTCTTTCGCCTGACGGAAGATCTCGCTCTGCGGCAGACCCAGCGCTTCACGCGCTTTGGTGGTCAGGCCACGGCCGATAATCAGCGGGATACGGCCACCGGCGCGCACTTCATCAATCAGCACGTCGGTTTTCAGTTCAAAGGTCGCCAGCAGTTCGTTGGTTTCGTGGTTGCGCACTTCGCCTTTGAACGGGTAAACGTCAATCACGTCGCCCATGTTCAGGTCAGAGACGTCGACTTCAATTGGCAGCGCACCGGCATCTTCCATGGTGTTGAAGAAGATAGGGGCGATTTTGCCGCCAAGCACCAGACCGCCGCCGCGCTTGTTCGGCACGTTCGGAATGTCGTCGCCCATAAACCACAGCACCGAGTTGGTGGCGGATTTACGCGAAGAGCCGGTCCCGACAACGTCGCCGACGTAGGCCAGCGGGAAGCCTTTCTGCGCCAGCGCCTCGATCTGCTTGATCGGGCCAACGCTGCCCGGCTGATCCGGTTCGATCCCTTCACGGGCGTTTTTCAGCATCGCCAGCGCATGCAGCGGAATATCCGG
This Kosakonia cowanii JCM 10956 = DSM 18146 DNA region includes the following protein-coding sequences:
- the speD gene encoding adenosylmethionine decarboxylase codes for the protein MKKLKLHGFNNLTKSLSFCIYDICYAKTAEERDGYIAYIDELYNANRLTEILTETCNIIGANILNIARQDYEPQGASVTILVSEEPVDPHLIDKTEHPGPLPEAVVAHLDKSHICVHTYPESHPEGGLCTFRADIEVSTCGVISPLKALNYLIHQLESDIVTVDYRVRGFTRDVNGMKHFIDHEINSIQNFMSDDMKSLYDMMDVNVYQENIFHTKMLLKEFDLKHYMFHTKPEDLTPQERKEITEALWKEMREIYYGRNIPAV
- the acnB gene encoding bifunctional aconitate hydratase 2/2-methylisocitrate dehydratase, whose translation is MLEEYRKHVAERAAEGIAPKPLDATQMAALVELLKSPPAGEEEFLLDLLANRVPPGVDEAAYVKAGFLAAVAKGEATSPLVSPEKAVELLGTMQGGYNIHPLIDALDNDALAPIAAKALSHTLLMFDNFYDVEEKAKAGNAYAKQVMQSWADAEWFQSRPPLAEKITVTVFKVTGETNTDDLSPAPDAWSRPDIPLHALAMLKNAREGIEPDQPGSVGPIKQIEALAQKGFPLAYVGDVVGTGSSRKSATNSVLWFMGDDIPNVPNKRGGGLVLGGKIAPIFFNTMEDAGALPIEVDVSDLNMGDVIDVYPFKGEVRNHETNELLATFELKTDVLIDEVRAGGRIPLIIGRGLTTKAREALGLPQSEIFRQAKDVAESSRGYSLAQKMVGRACGVDGVRPGAYCEPKMTSVGSQDTTGPMTRDELKDLACLGFSADLVMQSFCHTAAYPKPVDVTTHHTLPDFIMNRGGVSLRPGDGVIHSWLNRMLLPDTVGTGGDSHTRFPIGISFPAGSGLVAFAAATGVMPLDMPESVLVRFKGKMQPGITLRDLVHAIPLYAIKQGLLTVEKKGKKNIFSGRILEIEGLPDLKVEQAFELTDASAERSAAGCTIKLNKEPIIEYLTSNIVLLKWMIAEGYGDRRTLERRIQGMEKWLADPQLLEADADADYAAVIDIDLAEIKEPILCAPNDPDDARLLSDVQGESIDEVFIGSCMTNIGHFRAAGKLLDSHKGQLPTRLWVAPPTRMDAAQLTEEGYYSVFGKSGARIEIPGCSLCMGNQARVADGATVVSTSTRNFPNRLGTGANVFLASAELAAVSALIGKLPTPQEYLTFMDQVDKTAVDTYRYLNFDQLDQYTDKAEGVIFQTAV
- the yacL gene encoding protein YacL translates to MDYEFLRDVTGGVKVRMSMGHEVIGHWFNEEVKENLALLDEVEQAAQTVKGSERSWQRVGHEYTLWLDGEEVMIRANLLEFTGDEMEEGMNYYDEESLSLCGVEDFLQVVAAYRQFLKQR
- the speE gene encoding polyamine aminopropyltransferase; the encoded protein is MADNTIWQETLHDNFGQYFAVDKVLYHEKTDHQDLIIFENAAFGRVMALDGVVQTTERDEFIYHEMMTHVPLLAHGHAKHVLIIGGGDGAMLREVSRHKNIETITMVEIDAGVVSFCRQYLPKHNAGAYDDPRFELVIDDGVNFVNHTQKTFDVIISDCTDPVGPGESLFTSAFYEGCKRCLNPGGIFVAQNGVCFLQQEEAVGSHRKLGHYFADVSFYQAAIPTYYGGIMTFAWATDNEALRSLSTEIIAARFHTAALTCRYYNPAIHTAAFALPQYLHDALSAQ
- a CDS encoding YacC family pilotin-like protein produces the protein MKTFFRSIILGSLLAVSANSYALSESEAEDMADLTAVFVFLKNDCGYNNLPNGQIRRALVFFAQQNQWDLSNYDSWNMKALGEESYRDLSGIGIPTAKKCKALARDSLSLLAYVK
- the cueO gene encoding multicopper oxidase CueO, which gives rise to MQRRDFLKYSALLGAASALPLWSRSLFAATRPTLPIPPLLAPDAESRIVLTVQAGESQFAQKSATTWGYNGALLGPAIQLRQGKAVTVDIRNQLAEETTVHWHGLEVPGEVDGGPQGVIKAGGSRSVTFTPTQQAATCWFHPHQHGKTGRQVAMGLAGLVLIEDENSRKLRLPQQWGIDDVPVIVQDKKLTAQGQIDYQLDVMSAAVGWFGDTLLANGAVYPQHAAPRGWLRLRLLNGCNARSLNFATSDKRPLYVIASDGGLLSEPVKVTELPMLMGERFEVLVDISDGKAFDLMTLPVKQMGMTVAPFDQPVPVLRIQPLQVTASGDLPDTLASLPALPALEGLTQRTLQLSMDPMLDMMGMQALQQKYGDGAMAGMGMHHGDMQGMHGMQMDHGHMDHGSQGFDFHNANRINGKAFDMVTPQFAVQKGQFERWTISGEGDMMLHPFHIHGTQFRILSENGKPPAAHRAGWKDTVNVYGARSEVLVRFDHAAAKEFAYMAHCHLLEHEDTGMMLGFTVA